In a genomic window of Corynebacterium choanae:
- a CDS encoding glucose PTS transporter subunit IIA: MASSISTTSEFILDKIGGASNVKSLTHCATRLRFQLNESSLADQDALDNHPDVLGVVPQGSNGLQVIMGGGVADYYKALQALPGMGEDARPAAASSGKKEYGGVRAKYGWVDYCFEFLSDTFRPILWALLGASLIITLMVLFDTFGINDFRAEQQPPTFGFMMAMWRSVFYFLPIMVGATAARKLGANEWVGAAIPAALLTPEFKALGDVGETIHVFGLPMVLNDYGGQVFPPLISAIALYWVEKLLKAIIPQSVQMVFVPFFSMLIVIPATAFLLGPFGIGVGNGISSVLEAINNFSPIILAIVIPLLYPFLVPLGLHWPLNAIMIQNIATLGYDFIQGPMGAWNFACFGTITGVFIVALRDRDRNVRQISLGAMMAGLLGGISEPSLYGVLLRYRKSYLRLLPGCFVGGAVMGLLPYAFGQDSVTTNAFVFTSLLTTVAFKPLPVYVIGIAAAYFTSLLLVVFFDYRTKEERDKARAAAQEFEAKQAAELAAASPAAPAPAAAAAPVAAAPAAAAAPAAVAVAEKPVKTAMQPGAITILEAPLEGNVVPLTEVPDPIFSAGKLGHGVAIQPTGDTVYAPADGVVMVKQDHAVALRLDNGIELLVHVGLDTVEMEGRGFTAHVQQKDRVKAGDPLLSFDKAAIDAAGKPSITPVVVTNRKKFASVEGRTNYPVAVGGDLLTITAKSE; encoded by the coding sequence ATGGCGTCATCCATTTCGACGACCTCAGAATTTATTCTCGACAAGATTGGTGGGGCGAGTAACGTCAAGTCGTTGACGCACTGCGCTACCCGCCTCCGTTTCCAGCTCAACGAATCCTCGTTAGCTGATCAGGATGCGCTGGATAACCACCCAGACGTGCTCGGTGTGGTGCCGCAGGGCTCCAACGGTTTGCAGGTCATCATGGGTGGTGGCGTTGCTGACTATTACAAGGCGCTGCAGGCGCTGCCAGGTATGGGCGAAGATGCTCGTCCGGCTGCTGCAAGCTCCGGGAAGAAGGAATATGGCGGTGTCCGCGCCAAGTATGGCTGGGTGGACTACTGCTTCGAGTTCCTCTCTGATACATTCCGCCCCATCTTGTGGGCGCTGCTCGGTGCGTCGCTCATCATCACCTTGATGGTGCTGTTCGACACCTTCGGTATCAACGACTTCCGTGCGGAACAACAGCCACCAACCTTCGGGTTCATGATGGCTATGTGGCGTTCGGTGTTCTACTTCCTGCCGATCATGGTTGGTGCTACCGCCGCCCGTAAGCTTGGTGCAAACGAGTGGGTTGGTGCAGCGATTCCAGCTGCCTTGCTTACCCCAGAGTTCAAAGCACTCGGTGATGTCGGAGAGACGATTCACGTCTTCGGTCTGCCAATGGTGCTCAACGACTACGGCGGACAGGTGTTCCCGCCGCTGATCTCTGCGATCGCCCTTTACTGGGTGGAGAAGCTGCTCAAGGCCATCATTCCGCAGTCCGTGCAGATGGTGTTCGTGCCATTCTTCTCGATGCTCATCGTGATCCCAGCGACCGCCTTCCTGCTTGGCCCATTCGGTATCGGTGTCGGTAACGGCATCTCCTCGGTGCTGGAAGCCATCAACAACTTCTCGCCGATCATCCTCGCGATTGTTATCCCGCTGCTGTACCCATTCCTGGTGCCGCTGGGTCTGCACTGGCCGCTGAACGCCATCATGATTCAGAACATCGCCACCTTGGGCTACGACTTCATCCAAGGCCCAATGGGTGCCTGGAACTTCGCCTGCTTCGGCACCATCACCGGTGTGTTCATCGTTGCCCTGCGTGACCGTGACCGCAACGTTCGCCAGATTTCGCTTGGTGCGATGATGGCAGGTCTGCTGGGTGGTATCTCCGAGCCTTCGCTCTACGGTGTGCTGCTGCGCTACCGCAAGAGCTATCTGCGCCTGCTGCCTGGCTGTTTCGTCGGTGGTGCCGTCATGGGTCTGCTGCCTTACGCCTTCGGCCAGGATTCGGTGACCACCAACGCATTCGTGTTCACTTCACTGCTGACCACTGTGGCCTTCAAGCCACTGCCGGTGTATGTCATCGGTATCGCCGCCGCCTACTTCACCTCCCTGCTGCTGGTGGTCTTCTTCGACTACCGCACCAAGGAAGAACGAGACAAGGCTCGCGCTGCAGCTCAAGAATTCGAAGCCAAGCAAGCTGCTGAACTCGCTGCTGCTTCTCCTGCTGCTCCCGCACCAGCGGCAGCTGCCGCACCGGTAGCGGCAGCACCAGCCGCAGCTGCTGCCCCGGCCGCTGTTGCTGTTGCTGAAAAGCCGGTGAAAACTGCCATGCAGCCAGGTGCCATCACCATTTTGGAGGCACCACTGGAAGGCAACGTGGTTCCACTGACTGAGGTTCCGGATCCTATCTTCTCCGCCGGTAAACTCGGCCACGGTGTAGCTATTCAGCCCACCGGCGACACCGTCTACGCACCAGCTGATGGTGTGGTGATGGTCAAGCAGGATCACGCTGTGGCGCTGCGTCTCGACAACGGTATTGAACTGCTCGTTCACGTCGGTCTCGACACCGTCGAGATGGAAGGCCGTGGCTTTACTGCCCACGTTCAGCAGAAAGACCGCGTCAAAGCCGGCGATCCGTTGCTGAGCTTCGACAAGGCAGCCATCGATGCCGCTGGTAAGCCTTCGATCACCCCGGTGGTGGTCACCAACCGCAAGAAGTTCGCTTCTGTGGAAGGACGCACCAACTACCCGGTTGCTGTTGGTGGCGATCTGCTCACCATCACCGCAAAAAGCGAGTAG
- the coaE gene encoding dephospho-CoA kinase (Dephospho-CoA kinase (CoaE) performs the final step in coenzyme A biosynthesis.), with product MDIVGLTGGIGSGKTTVAALFADHGFAIVDADELARAAVATGSPALPLLAETFGADILNPDGSLHRGALAARAFRDSAATAKLNAIVHPMVAAAAKQRFQALAQDPATVGIIYDVPLLLENRREDEFAKIVVVHCPEALRLTRLTTQRGMTKADAQRRMKAQVTDEQRLAAADIVIDNSGSLEHTRQQVAAAAAQLKSYLQPSSSA from the coding sequence ATGGACATTGTTGGACTCACTGGCGGTATCGGTTCCGGGAAAACCACCGTCGCGGCTCTGTTTGCCGACCACGGATTTGCCATAGTTGACGCCGACGAACTTGCCCGGGCAGCAGTTGCCACCGGATCACCCGCGCTGCCGCTATTAGCAGAAACCTTCGGCGCTGACATTCTTAATCCTGACGGTAGCCTTCATCGCGGCGCCCTTGCAGCTAGAGCATTTCGCGACAGTGCAGCGACTGCCAAACTCAACGCCATCGTGCACCCCATGGTGGCTGCCGCCGCCAAACAGCGTTTCCAGGCATTAGCTCAAGACCCCGCCACTGTGGGGATTATCTATGATGTGCCGCTGCTGCTGGAGAACCGACGAGAAGACGAATTCGCCAAAATTGTCGTCGTTCACTGTCCCGAAGCGCTTCGCCTCACCCGGTTGACCACTCAACGCGGCATGACGAAAGCTGATGCGCAACGGCGCATGAAAGCACAAGTCACCGACGAACAACGCCTCGCCGCAGCCGACATTGTGATCGATAATTCTGGCAGTCTGGAACACACCCGCCAGCAAGTCGCAGCCGCAGCAGCCCAGCTCAAAAGCTATCTACAACCCAGCTCGTCGGCATAG